Proteins encoded within one genomic window of Ottowia sp. SB7-C50:
- a CDS encoding long-chain fatty acid--CoA ligase: protein MSNLWDLSHIQPQPASVLDGDTIPAMFWNAVAQRGPNVWLREKHFGIWRSWTWNQVADAVREIAGGLMSLGFAPGDTSSILSNTVLEWVLADLAVLACGGVSNGIYPTDAPAQVHYLCEDSRTSVLFVEDDEQLDKALEVRDQLPLLRKIVVFDMEGLRDLKEADVISLDALRELGRQYNAAHPDELQRRSAAIKPEDLAILVYTSGTTGKPKGAMHTHAGLTYSVRGYNTLISRTDADECMCFLPLCHIAERMGGEYFSLYTGAKLNFVENPDTVPENVREIAPTVFTAVPRVWEKFYSGVAIALKEGTRLQQAVYAWGIGVGQQIAERVLAGQPVPASLKARFTVARWLALNNVRKLIGIHRARFLVTGAAPISPELVKWYLALGLPMLEVWGMTETCGASTGVPADRIKPGSIGPAADFNQVRLDPETGEIQVKGPNVFAGYLNLPEKTAETFTPDGWLRTGDVGTVDGDGFFRITDRMKDIIITAGGKNVTPSELENELKFSPYITDAVVIGDKLPYLTVIIMIDQENVEKYAQDHDVPFSNYASLTRAPEVQALIQGVIDEVNKKFARVEQIKKFFLLDTQLTAEDEELTPTMKLKRKLVQTKYAPQIEAMYR, encoded by the coding sequence GTGGCCGACGCGGTGCGCGAAATCGCCGGCGGCCTGATGAGCCTGGGCTTTGCGCCGGGCGACACGTCGTCCATCCTGTCCAACACCGTCCTGGAATGGGTGCTGGCCGACCTGGCCGTGCTGGCGTGCGGCGGTGTGTCGAACGGCATCTACCCCACCGACGCGCCAGCGCAGGTGCACTACCTGTGCGAGGACTCGCGCACCAGCGTGCTGTTCGTCGAGGACGACGAGCAGCTCGACAAGGCGCTGGAAGTGCGCGACCAGTTGCCGCTGCTGCGCAAGATCGTCGTCTTCGACATGGAAGGCCTGCGCGACCTGAAGGAGGCCGACGTCATCAGCCTGGATGCGCTGCGCGAGCTGGGCCGGCAGTACAACGCCGCGCACCCGGATGAACTGCAGCGCCGCTCGGCGGCCATCAAACCTGAAGACCTGGCGATCCTGGTCTACACGTCCGGCACCACGGGCAAGCCGAAGGGGGCCATGCACACGCACGCGGGCCTGACCTACAGCGTGCGCGGCTACAACACGCTGATTTCGCGCACCGACGCGGATGAATGCATGTGCTTTCTGCCGCTGTGCCACATTGCCGAACGCATGGGCGGCGAGTATTTCTCGCTCTACACGGGGGCCAAGCTCAACTTTGTAGAGAACCCCGACACCGTGCCCGAGAACGTGCGCGAGATCGCGCCCACCGTGTTCACGGCCGTGCCGCGCGTGTGGGAGAAGTTCTACTCCGGCGTCGCCATCGCGCTGAAGGAAGGCACGCGCCTGCAGCAGGCCGTGTACGCCTGGGGCATTGGCGTGGGCCAGCAGATTGCCGAGCGCGTGCTGGCGGGTCAGCCCGTGCCGGCCAGCCTGAAGGCCAGGTTCACCGTGGCGCGCTGGCTGGCGCTGAACAACGTGCGCAAGCTCATCGGCATCCACCGCGCACGCTTTCTCGTGACCGGCGCGGCGCCCATTTCGCCCGAGCTGGTCAAGTGGTACCTGGCACTGGGCCTGCCCATGCTCGAGGTGTGGGGCATGACGGAAACCTGCGGCGCCTCCACTGGTGTGCCGGCGGATCGCATCAAGCCCGGCAGCATTGGCCCGGCGGCCGATTTCAACCAGGTGCGGCTTGACCCCGAGACGGGCGAAATCCAGGTGAAGGGCCCGAACGTGTTCGCCGGCTACCTGAACCTGCCCGAAAAAACCGCCGAGACCTTCACCCCCGATGGTTGGCTGCGCACGGGCGACGTGGGCACGGTGGATGGCGATGGCTTCTTCCGCATCACCGACCGCATGAAGGACATCATCATCACGGCCGGCGGCAAGAACGTGACGCCGAGCGAGCTGGAAAACGAGCTCAAGTTCAGCCCGTACATCACCGATGCGGTGGTCATCGGCGACAAGCTGCCGTACCTGACGGTCATCATCATGATCGACCAGGAAAACGTCGAAAAGTACGCTCAGGACCACGACGTGCCTTTCTCGAACTACGCCAGCCTGACGCGCGCGCCCGAGGTGCAGGCGCTGATCCAGGGCGTGATCGACGAGGTGAACAAGAAGTTCGCGCGCGTCGAGCAGATCAAGAAGTTCTTCCTGCTCGACACCCAGCTGACGGCCGAAGACGAGGAGCTGACGCCCACCATGAAGCTCAAGCGCAAGCTGGTGCAGACCAAGTACGCGCCGCAGATCGAGGCGATGTACCGGTGA